One genomic segment of Thermodesulfobacteriota bacterium includes these proteins:
- a CDS encoding adenylate kinase, whose protein sequence is MRLILFGPPGAGKGTQANKISESFVAAHISTGDMLRSAVKNGTELGTLAKSFMDKGELVPDDVIIGIIKDRIKEDDARKGFMLDGFPRTIAQAEALSGMLEAENESIDSVVSIEVNDGEIVNRILERAKIEGREDDTEDVVKNRLSVYRSQTEPLKDYYKAQGVLAEVDGMGSIDDVFGRIKSVLNQVEQ, encoded by the coding sequence ATGAGATTAATATTATTCGGACCACCGGGAGCAGGAAAAGGAACTCAGGCAAATAAGATTTCTGAGAGCTTTGTTGCTGCGCACATTTCAACAGGTGATATGCTAAGGTCCGCAGTTAAAAACGGTACTGAACTGGGAACGCTTGCCAAATCTTTTATGGATAAGGGAGAGCTTGTTCCTGATGATGTAATAATTGGAATTATTAAAGATAGAATAAAAGAAGATGATGCAAGAAAAGGATTTATGTTAGACGGTTTTCCTCGTACAATAGCTCAGGCAGAGGCGCTAAGCGGCATGCTAGAGGCTGAAAACGAGTCAATTGACAGTGTTGTTTCAATTGAAGTAAATGACGGGGAGATCGTAAACAGAATTTTAGAGCGCGCAAAAATAGAAGGAAGAGAAGACGATACAGAAGATGTTGTAAAAAATCGTTTAAGCGTATACAGAAGTCAGACTGAGCCTTTAAAAGATTATTATAAAGCTCAGGGAGTTCTGGCAGAAGTTGACGGAATGGGAAGCATTGATGATGTGTTTGGAAGGATTAAGAGTGTTCTTAATCAAGTGGAACAATGA
- the map gene encoding type I methionyl aminopeptidase produces the protein MIHLKSKEEINKMRSAAQIVVEALNTMKEMVEPGVSTWDLDKAAEEVALKRNAKCAFKGYSDYPGSVCFAINSEVVHGIPSKKNILKEGDIVGLDFGVILDGFYGDSAITVAVGEISPVAQKLLEVTKESLLKGIQEASPDNGVYEVSGAIQSYVEDKGFSIVRSFVGHGIGKSLHEDPQVPNFVPPNGNGNKGVQLKPGMVIAIEPMVNVGKPDIKILDDGWTAVTVDGTLSAHFEHTVAVTENGPVILTQ, from the coding sequence ATGATTCATTTAAAGAGTAAGGAAGAGATTAATAAGATGCGCTCTGCGGCGCAGATAGTGGTTGAAGCGCTCAACACAATGAAAGAAATGGTTGAGCCGGGCGTCTCAACTTGGGACTTGGATAAAGCTGCAGAAGAAGTAGCATTAAAAAGAAATGCAAAATGTGCTTTTAAAGGCTACTCGGACTATCCGGGTTCTGTATGTTTTGCAATTAATAGCGAAGTAGTGCACGGAATACCTTCCAAAAAGAATATCTTAAAGGAAGGAGACATAGTTGGGCTTGATTTCGGCGTGATCTTGGATGGATTTTATGGGGATTCTGCCATAACAGTTGCTGTGGGCGAAATATCACCAGTCGCACAGAAACTATTAGAAGTAACAAAAGAATCTCTTTTAAAAGGTATCCAGGAAGCTTCACCTGATAATGGGGTTTATGAAGTGTCCGGAGCGATACAGTCTTATGTAGAAGACAAAGGGTTTTCTATCGTAAGGTCATTTGTAGGACATGGGATTGGCAAGAGTCTGCATGAGGATCCGCAGGTGCCAAATTTTGTTCCTCCAAATGGCAATGGAAACAAGGGAGTTCAGTTAAAACCAGGCATGGTAATCGCAATTGAGCCAATGGTTAATGTCGGAAAGCCTGACATTAAAATTTTGGACGACGGATGGACAGCGGTTACAGTTGACGGTACACTTTCTGCTCATTTTGAGCACACAGTGGCGGTTACAGAAAACGGGCCTGTAATTTTAACTCAGTAA
- the infA gene encoding translation initiation factor IF-1: MAKEERIEFEGTVIEALPNAMFRVEVDGGQGHEVLAYVSGKMRTRFIRILPGDKVKLELSPYDLTKGRITYRLKK; this comes from the coding sequence ATGGCGAAAGAAGAAAGAATAGAATTTGAAGGCACGGTAATTGAGGCGCTTCCAAACGCCATGTTTAGAGTAGAAGTTGACGGGGGACAGGGACACGAAGTATTAGCGTATGTGTCTGGTAAAATGAGAACTCGGTTTATAAGAATCCTCCCAGGAGATAAGGTAAAGCTTGAGCTTTCACCTTATGATTTAACAAAGGGAAGAATTACTTATAGGCTTAAGAAATAG